One Acidobacteriota bacterium genomic window carries:
- the hemH gene encoding ferrochelatase: MHSEGERGVLLLNLGGPETLEDVRPFLYNLFSDPDIIRIGNDALRKMLAWTIATARQRKSRALYRRIGGGSPLRRITEGQAAALESALAARGTAARVYVGMRCWKPSIDEAVDRIRRDGVRRLLLLPLFPQYSETTTGSCFRHFRELDARYGLGEDMEISSVKEWFGEPLYLGAMAELIRAGLGRFPAVARDGVHLLYSAHSLPARYVREGDPYLDQTRECVDLVNRRLGTGNPSTLAFQSKVGPVEWLGPDTRDVLGDLARQGVRRVLAVPVSFVSDHIETLEEIDIEYRELAAGLGIAEFHRADAPNLHPRFIEALAAVVLREWGG; encoded by the coding sequence ATGCATTCGGAAGGGGAGCGCGGGGTCCTGCTGCTGAACCTGGGTGGGCCGGAAACGCTCGAGGACGTCCGCCCCTTCCTCTACAACCTGTTCTCGGACCCGGACATCATCCGCATCGGAAACGATGCGCTCCGCAAAATGCTGGCCTGGACGATCGCGACCGCGCGCCAGCGGAAGTCCCGCGCCCTGTACCGGCGGATCGGCGGCGGGTCGCCGCTCCGGCGCATCACCGAGGGGCAGGCCGCGGCGCTGGAATCGGCCCTCGCCGCGCGGGGGACGGCCGCCCGGGTCTATGTCGGGATGCGGTGCTGGAAGCCCTCGATCGACGAGGCCGTAGACCGGATCCGGCGCGACGGCGTCCGCCGCCTGCTGTTGCTGCCGCTCTTTCCCCAGTACTCGGAGACCACCACCGGTTCCTGCTTCCGCCATTTCCGGGAGCTTGACGCGCGTTACGGGCTGGGGGAGGACATGGAAATATCCAGCGTGAAGGAATGGTTCGGGGAGCCGTTGTACCTCGGGGCGATGGCGGAATTGATCCGCGCGGGGCTCGGGCGGTTTCCGGCCGTTGCGCGCGACGGGGTCCACCTGCTCTACAGCGCCCACTCGCTCCCCGCGCGCTACGTCCGCGAGGGGGACCCCTACCTCGACCAGACCCGGGAATGCGTCGACCTGGTCAACCGGCGACTGGGGACGGGCAACCCCTCGACGCTGGCCTTCCAGAGCAAGGTGGGCCCGGTCGAGTGGCTCGGGCCGGACACGCGCGACGTCCTCGGCGACCTGGCCCGGCAGGGCGTCCGCCGGGTGCTGGCCGTCCCCGTCAGCTTCGTCTCGGACCATATCGAAACGCTCGAGGAGATCGACATCGAATACCGGGAGCTGGCGGCCGGCCTCGGGATCGCCGAATTCCACCGGGCCGACGCCCCGAACCTTCACCCCCGGTTTATCGAAGCCCTCGCCGCCGTCGTCCTCAGGGAGTGGGGGGGATAG
- the hemN gene encoding oxygen-independent coproporphyrinogen III oxidase, protein MKLDITLEGETLDLTAELLERYNVPGPRYTSYPTAPEWDDAFGPADYERELGESDASGRPLSLYMHLPFCESLCLFCGCNVVIRKNHDTALPYLETLRREIARVARRVDRSRPVVQFHWGGGTPTYFSPAQLEDLFACARGFFTFAPDAEIGVEVDPRVTTPEHLEVLRRLGFNRISMGIQDFNPEVQEAVRRVQPYAETRALYDRCRELGFESINIDLIYGLPLQTPASFGATADRVIGMGPDRVAMFSYAHVPWLKKQQGAVAPLIPLGMDKFQIFRTGIGRFTAAGYRYIGMDHFARPDDELCVAQRDRTLHRNFQGYTTKAGSDLLGMGVSSISGLDRAYAQNHRGLEGYSAAVGRGELPIMRGVRLGDDDVVRRAAISRILCHCVLVKGELESAFGIRFDDYFTAELARLRELERDGLVRLEPDAIRVTTLGRIFLRNVGMVFDRYLARPKDGPVFSKTL, encoded by the coding sequence ATGAAACTGGATATCACCCTCGAAGGGGAGACGCTCGATCTCACCGCGGAGCTCCTGGAGCGCTACAACGTCCCCGGGCCCCGCTACACGAGCTACCCGACCGCGCCCGAATGGGACGACGCCTTCGGGCCCGCCGACTACGAACGCGAGCTGGGGGAGTCGGACGCCTCGGGCCGGCCGCTCTCGCTCTACATGCACCTCCCCTTCTGCGAAAGCCTCTGCCTGTTCTGCGGCTGCAACGTGGTGATCCGCAAGAACCACGACACCGCCCTCCCCTACCTCGAAACCCTCCGGAGGGAGATTGCCCGGGTCGCGCGCCGCGTCGACCGTTCGCGCCCGGTGGTGCAGTTTCACTGGGGGGGCGGGACCCCGACCTATTTTTCGCCCGCCCAGCTCGAGGACCTCTTCGCCTGCGCGCGCGGGTTCTTCACCTTCGCCCCGGACGCGGAGATCGGGGTGGAGGTCGACCCGCGGGTCACCACCCCCGAACACCTGGAGGTGCTGCGACGCCTGGGTTTCAACCGGATTTCCATGGGGATCCAGGATTTCAACCCCGAGGTCCAGGAGGCGGTCCGGCGCGTCCAGCCCTATGCCGAAACCCGGGCCCTTTACGACCGCTGCCGCGAACTCGGCTTCGAGTCGATCAACATCGACCTGATCTACGGGCTCCCGCTGCAGACGCCCGCAAGCTTCGGGGCCACGGCGGACCGGGTGATCGGGATGGGGCCCGACCGGGTGGCGATGTTCAGCTACGCCCACGTCCCCTGGCTCAAGAAGCAGCAGGGGGCGGTCGCCCCGCTGATCCCCCTGGGGATGGACAAATTCCAGATCTTCCGGACCGGGATCGGGCGCTTCACCGCCGCCGGGTACCGCTACATCGGCATGGACCATTTCGCGCGCCCCGACGACGAGCTGTGCGTCGCCCAGCGCGACCGCACCCTCCACCGGAATTTCCAGGGGTACACCACCAAGGCCGGTTCCGACCTCCTCGGGATGGGGGTGAGTTCGATCAGCGGCCTGGACCGCGCCTACGCCCAGAACCACCGGGGCCTGGAGGGCTACAGCGCCGCCGTCGGGCGCGGCGAGCTCCCCATCATGCGCGGCGTCCGGCTCGGCGACGACGACGTGGTGCGGCGGGCGGCCATCAGCCGGATCCTGTGCCACTGCGTGCTGGTCAAGGGGGAACTGGAGTCGGCATTCGGCATCCGGTTCGACGACTATTTCACCGCCGAGCTGGCGCGGCTCCGGGAACTGGAGCGGGACGGGCTGGTGCGGCTCGAGCCGGACGCGATCCGGGTGACCACCCTGGGGCGCATCTTCCTGCGCAACGTGGGGATGGTGTTCGACCGGTACCTGGCGCGGCCGAAGGACGGGCCGGTCTTTTCCAAAACGCTGTAG